The genomic stretch GATACATTCGTTAAAGGAATTACGCTATCTTTTGGTGCTGAATTCGCCCTAGCGGTCATTTTATTTATTATTGATTACGGACTAGATATGAAAGTCGGGAGCGTAAAAGTAAAGGTTGAAAATAATACATAAACACTCATGATGAAAAGTCGCTAGTACTGGCGGCTTTTTTGCCTGGTGCAAAATTGCCTAGCCTACGAGTATAATAAATTTATGAAATGAAAAAGGAGAGGGCGACATGAGGAAATTTGCAATGAGTGATATTCACGGTAGCTATTACGAAATGATGCGCTTATTAGAAGCCGTAAAGTTTAATCCAAGCGTAGATCAGCTCGTAATAGTAGGAGATTTAATCAATCGTGGCCCTTATAGCGGCGAGGTTTTGAAAGAAATAAAAAGCTTAAATGAAGCGTATGACCATGTGCACGTTACGATTGGTAATCACGAAGAGATGATGCTTTGGTATATTGAAGGTAAAAATCCCATGTGGTCGCAGTTTGGTGGGCAACGTTCTTCGAGTACTATTATTGAAGCATTTGGCAAACAGGGAATTGATGAAGCGATTCATTGGGTGAAAAAATTACCTCTCATTTTTGAAGATAATGAATACGTTTATGCGCATGCGGGCTTTCAACTACCTTATAAAACTGCTTTTAATAATAGAAGTAATTTGTGGCTACCCCGAAAAGAGTTTTATCAAACTTCAATTAATCGCCTCTTACAAGAAACAAACGGTAAGCCTGTCGTCCACGGACATACGCCAGCACCGAACGTGGTGTTTGATGGGGCGAGAATTGGGATTGACCTCGGAGCTCAGGTTGTGAGTAAAGGGAGATTAGCATGTGTTGAATTAACCACTTCAAGGGTTTGGGAATATGACTTCACATTAAAAACGGTTAAGGATAACCAAATAAAAAGACGCGACTATTACTAGTCGCGTCTTTTTAATTATGCACTTTTACTAGCCACGACTAAGACGCGACCCTTGTCCAATTCTTCTTCATACTTTTCAGCCTCTACTCGAGATAACCCAAGCGATTCCATTTTTGAACGAAGCTCGTCTCCTCGGGAACGGAAAATATTTGCGACTGAATCTGTTAGCCCTTGTTCTGATAATCCAATGTTGTTTACATCCGTTGCGTCTGTTAAATGCTTGGAGCGTTCTTTGTGATGTGCGAGCAAATAAACTTCATCTTTCGTATATCCACTTCGTAAGAATTGATCAATCGTTTCTTTTGCTTGAACACCATTTTCGACTACTTTTACGTTTGTCATTTGTAAAACCTCCTAGTTTTAGTACGTGCAACGTGCTTTTTCTTGCTTCATCTGTGATTTAAGAAGAATATCAATCTCCTTGCTATGTATATAGACGTTTTAAAGAAGGTTAAACCAAAAATGGTAAAAAAATTTATACATATGAATTTAAGAACCAGGAGGAGTATAGCTTGGCGGCTTTTTTAACCAACCTTTTTCTCGCTGTGTTTCTTTTACTTTAAAACCAAATGCAACTTTTTCACTATGAAATTTTAGCCAGAGCATACCGACATCATTTCGGATGGATTGACTAATGTTTGTACTGCACATAATGATGTTTGAAGCAACTTTTGCCGATATTAAATTAGCAATTTCAGAATCTGTTGCGCGTACACCAGGAGGTATTTGGTAAGGGTCAGATTCTGGTTTTTGGGCTGGAATATCAGAAAGTGGGATTCCTTCGTGTAGCATGAATTCCTTTAACTTATTTCGTTGAGTCAAGGCTAACAGTTTTGATTCATGGGCAAGTTCTAATAGCGTTTCATCGGTTGTTGTATGTAAGGATGTTTCAATTGCCGGTATTTCTTCAGTAAGTGCCGTAAAATAAAGCCAGCATCCCATAGCTTCTCCTATATGTAATGGTTCGTGCTTGTTAGTATTAATTGTTTTTAAATATGTTGTTAATGCTTCAATAGCGTGAATCAATGCCATCAACCCTTTTGTATTTTTTATATTTAAATTGTTTCCTTTTTATGAAATAATACTCACTTTGCCTAGAAAAACAAAAGATTTTCTAGGAACTCTTAGTGCTTTTTGATAAAATAAATCCATTACCCACAAGATAATTTCTTCGTTTATTCCCCGATATGTATTTTGTAAGGAGGAGTTTCTTTGTTATTT from Bacillus sp. 1780r2a1 encodes the following:
- a CDS encoding metallophosphoesterase, producing MRKFAMSDIHGSYYEMMRLLEAVKFNPSVDQLVIVGDLINRGPYSGEVLKEIKSLNEAYDHVHVTIGNHEEMMLWYIEGKNPMWSQFGGQRSSSTIIEAFGKQGIDEAIHWVKKLPLIFEDNEYVYAHAGFQLPYKTAFNNRSNLWLPRKEFYQTSINRLLQETNGKPVVHGHTPAPNVVFDGARIGIDLGAQVVSKGRLACVELTTSRVWEYDFTLKTVKDNQIKRRDYY
- a CDS encoding general stress protein; its protein translation is MTNVKVVENGVQAKETIDQFLRSGYTKDEVYLLAHHKERSKHLTDATDVNNIGLSEQGLTDSVANIFRSRGDELRSKMESLGLSRVEAEKYEEELDKGRVLVVASKSA
- a CDS encoding DUF3231 family protein, which translates into the protein MALIHAIEALTTYLKTINTNKHEPLHIGEAMGCWLYFTALTEEIPAIETSLHTTTDETLLELAHESKLLALTQRNKLKEFMLHEGIPLSDIPAQKPESDPYQIPPGVRATDSEIANLISAKVASNIIMCSTNISQSIRNDVGMLWLKFHSEKVAFGFKVKETQREKGWLKKPPSYTPPGS